Genomic DNA from Plasmodium brasilianum strain Bolivian I chromosome Unknown PB_00_03, whole genome shotgun sequence:
tatatattccattaaaattatattatgcctataatatatgtttactcGTACATCAATATAAAttgacatatatattaaaataaacaataccttcctaaaataaacattatgatgtttttatttccttaacttatatattaatttcattataacatttataaagacacttatttattttgttctagGTTTTCACGCATTAAGAATTtctcacattttttttattagttaaCGCTTCCACATATAATGCTCGTTAATCAATTTtaaattcttattatatcttatgtatatatattgagaaataaattacaaaaagtAAATGCTCTTTAGAGTCTTTCtaaacatttacatataaataatcctTTTCAGTTTAAGCAACAATTATTGTTCTTAAGCCTTTTTTGATATACCTTTTTAAACCATAAATTTCTATCCTTATAAATcatttaattcatataaattatgaaatcacacacaaataatttaatatacagaaatatatataattttttccttattaagtttatatataatcccacagtatatatgtatatatatgttatattatttttttagcatatctattttatattttataaataatattattaatatttaatatatataaataaaacaatattaatataaaataatatcatgTTTCAATTTCCAGAATattgtataatatttataatacttatatatttcaatatcTACAAACTATAATACATTCTTTAAAATGTTCAAATTTTATAGAGTATAGTGTGTTATTTTTATGGTTTAAAGTATAATTAACCTAAATAGTTATATGCTTTTATTGCTCTAAAAAGATATagtatttgaaaattttaatttttttatatttttaatgcaaattatttgttttctaAATGTACAAAACTTCAatactttatttaatatatatagtactaTTATCTATGGCGAAAAATGttacttattatataataacctACATACAGATGTTCTTTACAATATTtcaatactttttttatataattgtaaaacattaaaaattattaaggtagtcataaaaataataaatctaAATTCGAAGAACAGCCAACTCAAAAcatattaatgaatatacaaacatattgAAACTCAATGACATTTAATTTAAGTAAAACCCTCATTCGAAAGTTTACTGCCATGCCATGAAGCACCTTTTAATGCTACTCCATATgattatatatcattttttccaGTAAATATATGATCCTTCATTCTGatgctttttaattttgttttatataaaactgTAAATTTTTCTGCTTAAAAATGTGAATAATATTCTCCTAATCTTTATTCCATTCAGGAAAAACATTACTGCTGTAATAATGTtacatttacaaaaatatgatattttttaatactattttatactattttaaaattgctgtcttttacaataaaaatagaattttGAATTTGAAACATCCAGATGAACTATATTACCAATTAACTAGTTTTGTTTCTGTAATAATCAGACATATTCAGGACATATTAAGTATTATTTATCGTAGAATATTGTAAAAAGTTCTAAATTATAAGTATtcaacaataataatttttcatatagaAAATTAAGTACTGTACAGTTTAactgaaatatatttttaaaaaatacgaaaaagaatattagaATTATATTCGTTAATAATAATCCTAcaaatatagtaatatattagTGATATTCTAATAgaactataaaaaattcttatatCAGTACCACAGTGAACAAGTTAAACaatgcaaaatataatatattaaattaaaagtaaagCATTTTATTCAACGTTATAAGTTACGTAgataaatagaaaatataaaaaagcaataattttaatttgacctccaatatacatatttttgtttaactTTAATACagtaagaatatattttattatttagaaGCATTTCATCCATATAAAGTATTAAAATagatatgtaaataaaaggatatattaataattgaAGTATCAAAACATGAACAgtagatataatatataagcagaattatcattaaattaactaaaaatatgtaatagtAAGAACATGACTCATATATAGGttgcattaatatataaattataattaatatactattatatttaaattgtcAAAGGTGCAATAAATTATGAAGTtgacattttttaatataagtaTTATATGCAGACAATatgatattaaaagaattatacaTTGAACTATAAAACTAAACTAATATAACTGAATGATActaattaaaacataataataatagcacaCAATTTACACTGACATAATGtagataaataatattcattgAATTATCCGTATAAttccatataataataagttccttgtatattatatttcgaTTTCAAATTTACATGTGTTACTAATagaaaataagtaaaattaaaatatatttatcccaaaataatttatttttttatacttttcatttataataacCTTTAAAAATAGTTTCAGTATTagtatataagaataattatatattacagaatgaagtaaaatgaactataaattttaatagaCTAGTGCttcttataataatatataccaagaacaatatatttcatttttataaatagtaaatgaaataacttataacatattatttaaagttAATAAGGAacgttaaattattttacttttacgtatatattcaGCTTCATCCCTTgctattatatgtatatatatggtaaTTCCTTTAGTGTATTTGATGTGAAAATTTTACCTATTGAattcatcttttttaatgttaattattatattttaaataaataaattaattatatttgtatgaagaaatatttattaaatattatgaatattttttaattttttattattttaaattaaatgttttgaaaaaactacagtaacataaaatatatatgatcaaattttaaaacaaaataatgagaaatacagcaacaacaacaaaaaaaataatttatatatatattgtaaaaaaattatgaattagtttttccaaaatactttcatatatttcagaaaatcttattttcttttatttttccacaTAATCATGTACTATTACATgttaattatgtattttgtttaccatatatgaaatatattcaaattttgtatttgaatatataataccttaaaaaatgataaattatttttattctatttcctcatatattgttattaattaaaatatttttaaatgtaatgcGATAAAATTTAAggttttaaaacaaaaaggaagcataaaacaaaaaatatatataaatcaaaaattatatatatatgaaaattttattttttttattaattttgtttgacttaacataattataataaataaaacaattataCAAAGTAAGTAGTTACAAAGAATTAATACcaattagtatatatatattctttttaattttctaacCATTCTACATCCATTATGGATTTGTTTCAAATaaagtattaaaattataaatgatatatttatattataacagAACAAACTACGTTTTTCCATGTAGTTTTAATCATTTCTGAAATTCCATTTGTAAactcaaataataaaaagaatcataaaataatacatatgcttttttattttgaatactaaataaatattaatcaattatattaaaaatttatttacgtACAGTGGTCAATTTCAGTAAAAAccaaaaacataaattaaatgtttttgatatatattttataacatatatattaataattatataaatataattattatacttcaatacctttttattatttaacataacatatttttatatattcatgtaattatattattaaagtttttttgaataagtttttaatatattttgcttatttttaaatatataccaCCATTGTTTTggtataagtatatgtaataatttttaatatttataataagtgTTCAaacttattttcattaattaatattcataaatttatatcttaTTGTTCAAAAAATTGTCCATATTCAATTATTCTTATCCCAAAGTGCTAAATGTAGTAAACTGCAGAACATATGTAtggatattatattatactattttaatattatgaaatggaaaaatatatattataaataattaattttcaggtaatatttatatataacattaagTATTATGGGTATAGTTTTGTTGACTGTACTTTACTGAACTATAGGAACCATTTAGTACAACTTATATATTACTGATTTTCATCTCTAGcacaacaaaataaatataaaaaggtaGAAACAACATAATTAAAGCACTATATTGgttaatataaacaataaatagaaaaacaacacaattaaaaaaaagaataccATCAGTACTATTAATGTTTTggtacataaattattttttttttggaaaaaatgaaaaaaaaaaaatatttacattaatacatataataatatttatatgttctgTATTAAAAAACTCAATAAATAAGAGACTACATATACTATAACGATAATTGTACAccataaatttaatatcatttattaatgttacttatatgtaattttttattattagctATTTggattttaatttatatggggaatataaattttatgtgtgaatatatatttaactctaacataatattaaaatattattaatatatatcatatattttgtttaacgTAAAAGATGATAAcaatcatataaaataaatattaatgtattcaACTATTTTATTGTACAATTAGGTAttctaatataaatgataattatataattactcTTTATTgatgtatattaatttaaaattttctcgtagataaatataaagatatatatttttattttgctttcgtatttttatttacagcTCTTTAAAGTACTAATGTATATTCACAATGGAAAAGTGTTTACCCACGGTAATATTCActgttttttaatatttttaaatttatgcataaattatttatttaccaTAAAAATTGTGGTAATGCAATGAACATGAAAATATTTGcttaaatattcttaataattctttttaatttagtaTTCTAGGGTTTATGGCACTACTGTTTTTAGGTATAATGTAGAACCACGTTTTAGAGAAGTTGTAAATCATATTAAGAATAGTATTAATGACATTATTGTTAAGAAAGATAAAGAACaattaaagaataaatgCCTATATTTGGCTAGATATCTAATTGTCAATAATACTCCTCCACATTATTACATAtcacaaaaagaaatatggGAAAAGGCATTAAATGTATGGTTAAGTCCTTATTATGAAAAGCTAGATAAACTAGGAGGATGCCCTTTGATTATGGACGAAAAACATTTAGAAAttttagaattaaaatatgaagtaGATGATTTCtgtaaaaagagaaataccGATCTGACAGATATAAAACGGTTTAAGCAAAGACCTCAATGTGATGAGAGTTATTCAAGTAAATGtgaagaatataatatatggatTAGTGAAAAGGAGAAACATTTTAATACAAAGAAGTACCTCATTGAAACATGTTACGATAGAAACCAAACAGAAAAAGATCCAAAAAAGTTTTGCAACATAATGGATCCtgaaacatttaaaaaacagCCTAATTGCACGCTTTCGCATTTAGTATTATCTGGTCAAGTCCCatctaaagaaaaaaataaagcttCTTCAGAAGTAAGTGAAAGTAGAGCTGAAAGTGTATCTACAACTAAAAATGCACAACAAGTTGGACAAGATCTATCAGAATCTGAAGCTCAACCTCAAGTTCAAACTCAACCTCCACCCCAACATGAGGGGCTTAGTACTCCCGGAAGTGGCACTGAAGACGAACCTCAAACTCTATCCCCAGGAACGTCTCTATCTGAGGCTTCATATGGAAAATCAGAAAATAGTAATGCTCAAGGTGAACAATCTCTCGAAGATGAAGAATCAGGTCCTTATGGTTTGGTTTCTTTTCCTTCTGCAAGGTTAAATGTTGCTACAGATTTTCCTGCGGTTACTGTGCAGTCTAAAATTCTAAGTATAACTTATACTAATTAATTCTCTATTTTAGAAgtaattacattatatatacatttaaaatacaattatAGGTCAACCACCAAATCGAACTATTGTACGCATACCAACTATTTTAACAAGCCTTGtaactattattatactttctctgtttattaaagtaaaataaatatatgaaaaacatTCGATTactgtaataatttaatatatgaatctattatttcttttttttatattctagtACACtttaaaagtaatatttaaaaaaaaaaaaaagataaaaagaagaCAAGCGAAATTTCTGAAAATACTAACATCTTTATATTCTTGCGCAAAAAACGAACTTGTAAAACATGATAAGATGGAATATCCATTATATGATGATGAAGAgatcacaaaaaaaataaaaatacttgaacataacaaaaataataatataaacgcATCAAAGCAAAACAAACGTAGATACAAAACTATCATAGAAGTACATATGCAAATACTCGAAGAATACAGAAATGAAGAATGGGAGTACATAAAAGGagaatttttagaaatatgcTTAGAATTGTTAACAAAAGGGGAACACAATACATACCCTTATTTGACTAATGACGAACTCATAATGGGAAATACAAAAAGTATTaatcaaaaagaaaaacaaaaaatattatggaaTAAATGGATAGAAAAACATCAAAATCTTGCTGacaaattgaaaaaagaacattggtttaataatttaaaaattgattGGAAAAGAGAACTAgctaacttaaaaaaaagagaagaattaaaaaatgatcctgatgaaattcaaaatattccattttcacaaagagaaaaatatatatggagACAGTGGATATCGGAGAAGTGTATAATTATTAAGCAATATATTGAACAGGACTTATTTAACTATTTAACTGATGAACTCCAGATTATACCAGATGATtatgataatgaaaaaattagagATTCTTTGccattaattaatataggTGAATTATCGAACAAAGAAGACTGccaagaattatataaatatataaaaaaaaaattattaacaaaactATGTATACTCGTTCTTATGTCAGTATTAGAAGAATGCAAAAAAGAGCAGGacattgaaaaaaatgaatcaCATTTGgataattacataaatgaatttaaggaaaaagaaaattcagatagtaaaaaagaatttataaaaaacttAAGTGACTTTAACCGAAATTTTTTGggaaatatggaaaatacTGATTATACAACAGACGATAGCTTTAGGAAAAAGTTAGAAAATTGGATAATAGAAGATAATACAAATGCAAATTCTATGGGAAAGGAGAATACTGCAGACAAATACTactgaattataaaaaaatacatttttaaaatttataatatacattctgaatatataaggataatatttttgcgtaagcatgtaatttatatgatacttatttcataaattttattattcactAAGggaacaatgaaaaaaataatttaaaaaaatacttaataaaagaaagaaaagcgAACATGAAATATGAAGATTGAAATAAAGatgcataaaatatatttcaattatatatactattttttatttaagattatcaatatgaatattatattagtaTTTGATTAAATACAAGTAAcaaggtatatatatatatatatgtaaaaattaaaattatattaatgtattccaaaaatattaaacttgtaggaaaaaaaaaaagcaaaaacattaattttgaaatacttttttttaatttatacatcataattacttatatttttataattctatgttatttcattatttctatttatatgGTTATTTCCATATTTAGAATGACGCTTATTTGTATCCTTCAAAAAATTCCTATCAATTAATCGTTTAAggatttaattaatataaaaaaaaatttaataaaaaaaaacagatatACGTTAAAACACATGAAAGCGTAgtgaaaacatatatataattcatataatttaatatattataaaaaaaccatatgttatatacataatgaaATACTTCTAGGTCATTATGATTTAATAGATAATCTCATAATAAACGTTTTCATTTATAGTAAGTTTGTAACcctttatttgttatatatcaatatatttttttttaataatatatattttctcactaagaaaaaatcatatttaaatgtacTGTCCCTTCATAAagaattcaatttttttatacaacaAATAGTGTaagttaaatgaaaaaactttatacatatttatagatATTTATGATATTCAAGTATCTTTTGGGATTGTAtaacttttataattataaattaaaaaaataattgaactAATTAAAATGCCTAAAacatgataataatgaaattattctGAATAcatagttttttatattaacttgtaatttatattcgcatttaaaaaaaatgtaaacaattaaataaaaaatattcttatatttttttttactttaatatctacattattatttattaatatttttataaaataaaagatataaaagttaaatataaaaaaatgtataaattaaacaGTACTATATGAATTTCAGCGCTTTTCTAAAACCAGAAggatattaaagaaaatataaatattttatagtaaatttaaaaaatatgatatatttttacatttttaaaataatttgttaattttgacttttatctttatgtttttttttgattttttgtaattacttaatcatatttttcttttttctacttAGCTAATAAGATTAAtggttattattttttaaatcatctcctatatattaatatttataaaaataactacTACTAGATTTAtctatgaaaatataaaatccattttatatatgtaacaatTTTTAACTGCTATCATATACCAAAAAAATAGGCAGattacaaattattatttactgttttatattatgtaaatccCATAATAATATCACttaatttatgaattttacaatatcaataattcataaataatattaataaataaaatggaaaaaaatatattaatctgaattaattataattattaccaTAGGTTAATACAAtgctaaataaaatatatatacgtcaTTGTAATGTAATAAccttataatacataaaacaaatatattattacatattaatatcatatcattaggaaaataattatttttagatAATTATGTTAGCATTGTGTTTGTTCCAAcaattttgaataaattcaatagaatttatattttttctttttgttttaccagaagtaaatatatagttCTTTTAAAGTATATCCTTTTAATCTATATAAGATTCATTCCAttagatatttttataccttaccataaaatattagtattacatgcatattttattcgtacaaattatacattagcagaataataaatatttattttttcttttatattttattttttatatatgatatggtacttaataaattttttaatataacttCAGTCTATTAAATCTATTGTGattatacttaaaatatattgaatattaaaaataatcataGAATATTGCCATACATAAACCTACAAATGTAGTtatgaattaatattaatctCACAACAGCACAACAGTAATGTTTTGGAATTTATTAGGCATTTTGACAACAGGACTATTTTATTAAACGAAACGCATATATGAGTAttgaaaaatgatataatattgttataaatataaaaataaaataacagtGGATATCTtacgtaaaataaatttaaaaaatatttattttaaccaTTATAACAATAACGTTTCTATATTAATGACTACTTTGTTCATAAAGTAAAGGAGAAATAGTTCTACGTAtgtactaataataaaaacaatttttgtttttatgtaattttatattctttttaaatatatttaattatatcataaatatattagtacaactaaaatataataatatacaagttatatattttactaaatatataatcttaagatattttacaataatatgatatataagaaaaaaaaaaattaatttattattattctctGAGATCTTTGAAAtatacgtttatatatagtaCAACATATAAGACACATAATAgggataaataaaatagcagTGAAATAAGcgaaattgaaaaattttatgatattttttttatcaattattttacaatattgGGAAAGTAGAACAAAAgccataaatttattttttaattgggcttgtt
This window encodes:
- a CDS encoding STP1 protein, with amino-acid sequence MEKCLPTYSRVYGTTVFRYNVEPRFREVVNHIKNSINDIIVKKDKEQLKNKCLYLARYLIVNNTPPHYYISQKEIWEKALNVWLSPYYEKLDKLGGCPLIMDEKHLEILELKYEVDDFCKKRNTDLTDIKRFKQRPQCDESYSSKCEEYNIWISEKEKHFNTKKYLIETCYDRNQTEKDPKKFCNIMDPETFKKQPNCTLSHLVLSGQVPSKEKNKASSEVSESRAESVSTTKNAQQVGQDLSESEAQPQVQTQPPPQHEGLSTPGSGTEDEPQTLSPGTSLSEASYGKSENSNAQGEQSLEDEESGPYGLVSFPSARLNVATDFPAVTVQSKILIIFKKKKKIKRRQAKFLKILTSLYSCAKNELVKHDKMEYPLYDDEEITKKIKILEHNKNNNINASKQNKRRYKTIIEVHMQILEEYRNEEWEYIKGEFLEICLELLTKGEHNTYPYLTNDELIMGNTKSINQKEKQKILWNKWIEKHQNLADKLKKEHWFNNLKIDWKRELANLKKREELKNDPDEIQNIPFSQREKYIWRQWISEKCIIIKQYIEQDLFNYLTDELQIIPDDYDNEKIRDSLPLINIGELSNKEDCQELYKYIKKKLLTKLCILVLMSVLEECKKEQDIEKNESHLDNYINEFKEKENSDSKKEFIKNLSDFNRNFLGNMENTDYTTDDSFRKKLENWIIEDNTNANSMGKENTADKYY